The Streptomyces sp. SS1-1 genome has a segment encoding these proteins:
- a CDS encoding 3-keto-5-aminohexanoate cleavage protein: MVQVCLNGSRGAGDGTAVPLTPSALVESAAEAVAAGATDVHVHPKSPCGRDSLSGRVLAPVLTALRDRVRVPVGVTTGAWAEPDPAARVARVRAWTVLPDHASVNWHEPGAEEVAAALLERGVGVEAGIWSGTDGAARFAASPLGPRVLRVLAEVTDPDPDAAVTTARALLAELGPAHGRPVLLHGEDGGAWPVLRLAGRLGLATRIGLEDTLFLPDGERAASNAALVSEALKWLPGGPRTG, from the coding sequence ATGGTCCAGGTCTGTCTGAACGGTTCACGGGGAGCGGGCGACGGCACGGCCGTACCGCTCACGCCGTCGGCCCTCGTGGAGTCGGCCGCCGAGGCGGTCGCCGCCGGGGCCACGGATGTGCACGTCCACCCCAAGTCCCCCTGCGGGCGGGACAGTCTGTCCGGACGGGTGCTGGCCCCGGTGCTCACCGCGCTGCGGGACCGGGTGCGGGTGCCGGTCGGGGTGACGACCGGCGCCTGGGCGGAACCGGACCCGGCGGCGCGGGTGGCGCGCGTCCGCGCATGGACGGTCCTGCCCGACCACGCCTCGGTCAACTGGCACGAGCCGGGCGCCGAGGAAGTGGCCGCCGCGCTGCTGGAGCGGGGCGTGGGCGTGGAGGCGGGCATCTGGTCCGGCACGGACGGCGCGGCCCGGTTCGCCGCGTCCCCGCTGGGTCCGAGGGTGCTGCGGGTGCTGGCGGAGGTGACCGACCCGGACCCGGACGCCGCGGTGACGACGGCCCGCGCGCTGCTCGCCGAGCTGGGGCCCGCCCACGGCCGTCCGGTGCTGCTGCACGGGGAGGACGGGGGCGCGTGGCCGGTGCTGCGGCTGGCGGGCCGGCTGGGACTGGCGACCCGTATCGGCCTGGAGGACACGCTGTTCCTGCCGGACGGCGAACGGGCCGCGTCCAACGCCGCGTTGGTGAGTGAGGCGCTGAAGTGGCTGCCGGGCGGCCCGCGCACGGGGTGA
- the soxR gene encoding redox-sensitive transcriptional activator SoxR, with protein MPQIPEKIHELTVGQLSARSGAAVSALHFYESKGLITSRRTSGNQRRYTRDTLRRVAFVRAAQRVGIPLATIREALAELPEERTPTREDWARLSEAWRSELDERISRLNRLRDHLTDCIGCGCLSLDGCVLSNPDDITGERLTGSRLLAEQRGNGRRQDAGRS; from the coding sequence GTGCCCCAGATCCCCGAGAAGATCCACGAGCTCACGGTCGGGCAGCTGTCCGCCCGCAGCGGTGCCGCGGTGTCCGCCCTGCACTTCTACGAGTCCAAGGGCCTCATCACCAGCCGCCGCACCTCCGGGAACCAGCGCCGCTACACCCGTGACACCCTGCGCCGCGTCGCCTTCGTCCGGGCCGCGCAGCGCGTCGGCATCCCGCTGGCCACGATCCGCGAGGCGCTCGCCGAACTCCCCGAAGAACGCACGCCCACCCGGGAGGACTGGGCGCGGCTGTCGGAGGCATGGCGCTCGGAGCTCGACGAACGCATCAGCCGGCTCAACCGTCTGCGCGACCACCTGACCGACTGCATCGGCTGTGGCTGTCTCTCCCTCGACGGCTGCGTGCTGTCCAACCCCGACGACATCACGGGTGAACGGCTGACGGGCTCGCGCCTGCTGGCCGAGCAGCGGGGGAACGGGCGACGGCAGGACGCCGGGCGCTCCTGA